Proteins found in one Brachyspira murdochii DSM 12563 genomic segment:
- a CDS encoding phage tail tape measure protein, with protein MSKLNVYINADASQAIEAFGKLKDKTTDLEKGFDKIGKSFDKFGSLATKSLTVPIAAGTTAFALATKKATDFDNGMREVLTLLPKLSNEGFEKLKNETLAFSKEIGKLPEETTKALYQALSAGVPRENVFEFLKTAGEAAIAGVAELETSVDGLTSVTNAYGTEVLNTNRASDIMFQTLKLGKTDFTQLSKSLFNVIPTASALGVKFEDIGAAIAVMTAQGTPTSVATTQIRQALVELNKEGSITDIAFREIAGKSFKEFIEQGGTLQEALQMLAEKADKSGKDISSMFSSVEAANAGLALSGKNADKFKDALDQMNNSAGATAEAFKKIDDGPARQFEKMKAELSALVVELGNSLLPVVNEDLLPVMQDKIVPIAEKMILTIISLIKTFSDLPAPLQAVSVGFVALAAGFGPALKGIVGLSKGITEAKKTIKDFKNAVSTLKTAASSIQGLSTAWKALNTVMIASPVGIITALTVGLGALAVKAYKLNQEYKALIDTSNQLANSTKELNDNSFKDVGLFEEYQKLASAKELDAAATERLNQVTDKLTRLYPNLKTVVLDGITYIDSATMKLEDYRTAEESIQIQTIETKIKELEEKSKIYNTAVENLRSSLYASGMGESQANDEILKSSDYEKLSEVENTLNTLEKQRNDLNQSMHLRQSLTRDGIDLETKEKEANEKSINAIKGKSDAVKDKTKTYEDYLALLKKAEAEENRRVSNLRNMGAEISDAEALEAKKDKVGAILTEMSTVLNLNANQIKYLSDNYGYALDSIKTDRFSELVKEIENSISAYERGVSVAEEFGDKVSEAEQQGQKSEIVRSGIESITNELELTTEQVEILKEKFGELWKTPTQSFSDYFSANWLQMLNDTIGYTNDFYSAIQEMQIQAIEFEIEKNEERKEAALEAIEEEKNARLEAIGIMEDSQKQSLLNEIKQLQNRQKVALGLYEQERIKAELEEKQKELAKIQIEEEAKAKQMEVEKNYNNDKMKLEYNSQMESWKMSLVQASASMAQAAISALASAMSAGPFPMPLIAYATLAGIIAGGAVNLATLSQAKPSEPKYLAKGGLVERRNGGINAVIGEGASDEAVIPLEDRILSKIGSQIFEAAKNNDGIYEVNTQSETIFNQPVYLMLDGKIVASTMLNLSKRGVKVVSQRGIL; from the coding sequence ATGAGTAAATTAAATGTATATATTAATGCAGATGCTTCTCAAGCTATTGAGGCATTTGGAAAACTTAAAGATAAAACAACAGACTTAGAAAAAGGCTTTGATAAAATAGGAAAATCTTTTGACAAGTTCGGTTCTTTAGCTACTAAAAGTTTAACTGTGCCAATAGCAGCAGGGACAACAGCTTTTGCATTAGCTACTAAAAAAGCTACTGATTTTGATAATGGAATGCGTGAGGTTCTTACTCTTCTTCCTAAATTAAGCAATGAAGGTTTTGAAAAATTAAAAAATGAAACTTTAGCGTTTAGTAAAGAAATAGGCAAACTTCCAGAAGAAACAACTAAAGCTCTTTATCAAGCACTTTCTGCAGGAGTTCCACGTGAAAATGTATTTGAGTTCTTAAAAACGGCAGGCGAAGCTGCTATTGCAGGTGTTGCTGAATTAGAAACTTCAGTTGACGGACTTACTTCTGTTACTAATGCTTATGGAACAGAAGTTCTTAATACTAATAGAGCTTCAGACATAATGTTTCAAACACTGAAGCTAGGAAAAACAGACTTTACTCAGTTATCAAAATCTTTATTTAATGTTATTCCTACCGCTTCAGCTTTAGGAGTGAAGTTTGAAGATATAGGAGCTGCTATTGCTGTAATGACTGCACAAGGAACTCCTACTTCTGTTGCAACAACACAGATTCGTCAGGCTTTAGTAGAACTTAATAAAGAAGGAAGCATTACAGATATAGCATTTAGAGAAATAGCAGGAAAAAGCTTTAAAGAGTTTATAGAGCAAGGAGGAACTTTACAGGAAGCTCTTCAAATGCTTGCTGAAAAAGCTGATAAAAGCGGAAAAGATATTTCTAGTATGTTCAGCAGTGTTGAGGCAGCAAATGCTGGTTTAGCTTTATCTGGAAAGAATGCAGATAAGTTTAAAGATGCTTTAGATCAGATGAATAATTCGGCAGGAGCTACAGCTGAGGCATTCAAAAAAATAGATGACGGTCCAGCAAGACAGTTTGAAAAAATGAAAGCAGAGCTTAGTGCTTTAGTAGTAGAGCTTGGAAATAGTTTACTTCCTGTTGTTAATGAAGATTTACTTCCTGTTATGCAAGATAAAATAGTACCTATAGCTGAAAAAATGATTCTTACTATTATATCTTTAATAAAAACATTCAGCGACTTGCCAGCACCTTTGCAGGCAGTAAGTGTAGGCTTTGTTGCTTTAGCAGCAGGCTTTGGTCCTGCATTAAAAGGTATAGTAGGACTTTCAAAAGGAATAACAGAAGCTAAGAAAACTATAAAAGATTTTAAAAATGCGGTATCTACATTAAAGACAGCCGCAAGCTCTATTCAAGGATTAAGTACAGCTTGGAAAGCATTAAATACAGTAATGATTGCAAGTCCTGTTGGTATTATAACAGCTTTAACCGTAGGACTTGGTGCTTTAGCAGTAAAAGCATATAAATTAAATCAGGAATATAAAGCATTAATAGATACTTCAAACCAATTAGCTAACAGCACAAAAGAATTAAATGATAATTCTTTTAAAGATGTAGGTTTATTTGAAGAGTATCAAAAACTAGCTAGTGCCAAAGAGTTAGATGCAGCAGCTACTGAAAGATTAAACCAAGTAACTGATAAACTTACTAGACTATATCCTAATTTAAAAACTGTAGTTTTAGACGGAATTACATATATAGATTCTGCTACTATGAAGTTAGAAGACTATAGAACGGCAGAAGAAAGTATACAAATACAAACTATAGAAACAAAAATAAAAGAATTAGAAGAAAAGAGCAAAATATATAATACTGCTGTTGAAAACTTAAGAAGTTCTTTATATGCATCTGGTATGGGAGAAAGCCAAGCCAATGATGAGATATTAAAGAGTTCTGATTATGAAAAATTATCAGAAGTAGAAAATACATTAAATACATTAGAAAAACAAAGAAATGACTTAAATCAAAGCATGCATTTAAGACAGTCTCTAACTAGAGATGGAATAGATTTAGAGACTAAAGAAAAAGAAGCTAATGAAAAGAGCATTAATGCAATAAAAGGTAAATCTGATGCTGTAAAAGATAAAACAAAAACTTATGAAGATTATTTAGCTTTACTAAAAAAAGCAGAGGCAGAGGAAAATCGCAGAGTAAGCAATCTTCGTAATATGGGAGCTGAAATCAGTGATGCTGAGGCTTTAGAAGCTAAAAAAGACAAAGTAGGTGCTATACTCACAGAAATGAGTACGGTACTAAACTTAAATGCTAATCAAATAAAATATTTAAGTGATAATTACGGCTACGCATTAGACAGTATCAAAACTGACAGATTTTCTGAATTAGTAAAAGAAATAGAAAATAGTATATCCGCTTATGAAAGAGGCGTTTCTGTTGCTGAAGAGTTCGGCGATAAAGTAAGCGAAGCTGAACAGCAGGGACAGAAAAGTGAAATAGTAAGAAGCGGAATAGAAAGCATAACTAATGAATTAGAACTTACAACTGAACAGGTAGAAATATTAAAAGAGAAGTTCGGCGAACTTTGGAAAACACCTACTCAAAGTTTTTCAGATTATTTTAGTGCGAATTGGCTTCAAATGCTTAATGACACTATAGGATATACAAATGATTTTTATTCTGCTATACAGGAAATGCAAATACAGGCTATAGAGTTTGAAATAGAAAAAAATGAGGAAAGAAAAGAGGCAGCATTAGAAGCGATAGAAGAAGAAAAAAATGCAAGGCTTGAAGCTATAGGAATAATGGAGGACTCGCAAAAGCAGAGTTTATTAAATGAAATAAAACAATTACAGAATAGGCAAAAAGTTGCTTTAGGACTTTATGAGCAGGAGAGAATAAAAGCTGAACTTGAAGAGAAACAAAAAGAACTAGCTAAAATACAAATAGAAGAAGAAGCCAAAGCTAAGCAGATGGAAGTAGAGAAAAACTATAATAATGATAAGATGAAGCTAGAATATAATTCGCAAATGGAAAGCTGGAAAATGTCTTTAGTTCAGGCGTCAGCTTCTATGGCACAGGCAGCCATAAGTGCATTGGCATCAGCTATGAGTGCTGGTCCTTTTCCAATGCCTTTAATAGCCTATGCAACTTTAGCAGGAATTATTGCAGGCGGTGCTGTTAATTTGGCGACATTATCTCAAGCTAAACCGAGTGAACCTAAATACTTGGCAAAAGGCGGACTTGTAGAGAGAAGAAACGGAGGAATTAATGCTGTAATTGGAGAGGGTGCAAGCGATGAAGCGGTTATACCTCTTGAAGATAGAATACTATCAAAAATAGGAAGTCAGATTTTTGAAGCTGCTAAAAATAATGATGGAATATATGAAGTAAATACACAGTCAGAAACTATATTCAATCAGCCTGTTTATTTGATGCTTGACGGAAAGATAGTTGCAAGCACAATGCTTAATCTAAGTAAACGAGGCGTTAAGGTAGTATCACAAAGGGGAATATTATGA